Proteins co-encoded in one Papaver somniferum cultivar HN1 chromosome 5, ASM357369v1, whole genome shotgun sequence genomic window:
- the LOC113280944 gene encoding transcription factor MYB64-like isoform X3, which translates to MDPGDRKLIELVSVYGPIKWSVVEKSMPGRMGKQCRERWFNYLDPTIKKDAWTEYEKLAIVKAQQIYGNQWVEIAKLLPGRTENAIKSLWKCSLKNKLDFYLSAEQLPPDLKTGEDKGLNASAESCLGNENSIRNLCNAPLQKNLDIHLSTERLPSFGSVLTTGEDNAILDSDLSTEQSPSVGSVLNMRGDYAKKTKSSVVGNSAVCNDKGFSAASRSCLGNGDTVKNPWNNSLMENFGFHLSTGQLLPADTILKTEDYALQISISPVAGKMNGRNNEGFYAGTQCSLGDEDFYNVDENHMDLVEPSTPEFLDTEDPTGVLATDSSNSLGRGCRQLASEHGFGRLNSKSNLVKYRSIADIERSIAGTPSPISVPVTGSFNQETSDLTSDSSPTICVPPACINSLVSQRVKSVLKDAAQNFSNLPSILSKRKRQATGTPNKNEHIKQVQDEESSLSLELEKADNSKEKPASMVVNLENENTSCHENSTIRLFYTRKAYGLRQN; encoded by the exons TGGACCCCGGAG ATAGGAAACTCATTGAGCTGGTATCCGTGTATGGACCTATAAAATGGTCTGTCGTAGAAAAATCCATGCCAGGTCGCATGGGAAAGCAATGCCGAGAAAG ATGGTTCAACTATTTAGACCCAACGATTAAAAAGGATGCTTGGACTGAATATGAAAAACTTGCAATTGTGAAGGCCCAACAGATTTATGGGAATCAATGGGTAGAAATAGCAAAGCTTTTACCCGGCAG GACTGAAAACGCAATAAAGAGTCTGTGGAAGTGCTCTCTGAAGAATAAGTTAGATTTCTACCTATCTGCCGAACAGTTACCACCAGATCTGAAGACGGGGGAAGATAAAGGGTTAAATGCCAGTGCCGAAAGTTGCTTGGGAAATGAGAACTCCATAAGAAATCTCTGCAATGCCCCTTTGCAGAAAAACCTAGATATCCATCTATCTACTGAGAGATTGCCATCATTTGGTTCAGTTCTGACAACGGGGGAAGATAATGCCATACTGGATTCCGACCTATCTACTGAACAATCGCCATCAGTTGGTTCAGTTCTGAATATGAGGGGAGATTATGCCAAAAAAACCAAATCATCAGTTGTTGGAAACTCTGCAGTATGTAATGATAAAGGGTTTAGCGCCGCTTCTCGAAGTTGCTTAGGAAATGGAGACACAGTAAAGAATCCCTGGAATAACTCTTTAATGGAGAACTTTGGTTTCCATCTATCTACTGGACAATTACTACCAGCTGATACAATTCTGAAAACTGAGGATTACGCCCTGCAGATATCAATATCCCCAGTTGCAGGGAAGATGAATGGACGTAATAATGAAGGATTTTATGCCGGTACCCAGTGTTCCTTGGGAGATGAAGACTTCTATAATGTTGATGAGAATCACATGGATCTGGTAGAGCCCTCGACCCCAGAATTCTTAGATACGGAGGATCCAACAGGTGTACTAGCAACTGACTCAAGTAACTCACTCGGCCGAGGATGCAGGCAACTGGCATCAGAACATGGATTTGGCAGATTGAATTCAAAATCAAACTTGGTCAAGTATAGAAGCATTGCTGATATCGAGAGAAGCATTGCTGGAACACCGTCGCCAATTTCTGTTCCAGTCACTGGTTCTTTTAATCAAGAAACGTCGGATTTAACCTCAGATTCGTCACCTACCATTTGCGTGCCTCCAGCATGTATTAACAGTTTGGTTAGTCAGAGGGTAAAATCTGTATTGAAGGATGCTGCTCAGAACTTCTCAAACCTTCCATCCATATTAAGTAAAAGAAAGAGACAAGCTACTGGAACTCCGAATAAAAATGAACATATAAAGCAGGTACAAGATGAAGAAAGTTCGCTTTCACTCGAATTGGAAAAAGCTGATAATAGCAAGGAAAAGCCTGCATCAATGGTTGTGAATTTGGAGAATGAAAATACTTCTTGTCATGAAAATAGCACTATTAGGCTGTTTTATACTAGGAAGGCTTATGGTTTAAGGCAAAACTAA